The following DNA comes from Ardenticatenales bacterium.
TGGCTCTACCACGTCTAGCGACTCCAATCCCGCCACGCACCCCCCCATGGCCCGGGCATCGGTAATGAACTGCCATACCACATCCGGCGTTGCCCGAATGTTCACATCAATCTCGAAGCGCATGCCCGTTTCGCTGCGCCTCCTGCCAGGCGGGAAAGGCGGCAATTGACCGTTCGATAAAGCCATCTACGATTTCGCGCAGTCGCCATTGGGTGATATTTTGCGCGATACCCTCGACCATGACTGCCGGCATAAATCGCAATCCCTTGGGACGAGGAAGATTGGCGAGCAGTTCAAATGTGTACTCAATTATCGTCCGCCGTGCCCCGTCAGGAACGAATACCGACTCGCTGGCATAATATCCCTGAACCTGGGAGGAATTGAAAGATGC
Coding sequences within:
- a CDS encoding SRPBCC family protein, which codes for MMKIAGSNSRTFTFPADIQTAINFYRDLTRLVDFLPHINMHEPLGDEKFRMIYSATEMGAYEITIVCDVQMVVSEDEGVIRVVPVDGFTPVKAKASFNSSQVQGYYASESVFVPDGARRTIIEYTFELLANLPRPKGLRFMPAVMVEGIAQNITQWRLREIVDGFIERSIAAFPAWQEAQRNGHALRD